Proteins encoded by one window of Pirellulales bacterium:
- a CDS encoding DUF4339 domain-containing protein has protein sequence MGAEYHYSRDGQSFGPVSVEQLRQLAATGQVTANDLVWKEGMAEWLPAGRFKGLIPSSAAATAPAQVRPISAAPAMVVPSEDSAHEFRMSEPAPAPVVAHPAIAAAEQAHKSEPIDDATQAEVFARQAKQVAVAAGTDALKAFKVMAKNPVGGLRVAYENLGPTRAMQVGIVFAIIFDLSMAFAGQTLMSSFNSVHGNFGSWIVAAIKLMVIGLIPFGAAVGGFAAVRASLKGEGSIFSDMFVAGASLVPATIFFLASRILTVANAEVVFVIFVFAVTTTILILYSGFTTLQRIPEAVATLVVPLVIVVGMYACKIMLGILM, from the coding sequence ATGGGCGCCGAATACCATTACAGTCGGGATGGGCAGAGTTTTGGGCCCGTTTCGGTCGAGCAATTGCGGCAGCTCGCCGCCACCGGTCAAGTCACGGCCAACGATCTTGTTTGGAAGGAAGGCATGGCAGAATGGCTTCCCGCCGGCCGTTTCAAGGGATTGATTCCCTCGTCGGCCGCTGCGACCGCGCCTGCACAAGTGCGCCCGATCTCGGCAGCGCCGGCAATGGTCGTGCCATCGGAAGATTCCGCGCATGAATTTCGGATGAGCGAGCCGGCCCCAGCGCCGGTCGTCGCCCATCCGGCAATTGCGGCCGCCGAGCAGGCGCACAAATCGGAACCGATCGACGACGCCACCCAAGCGGAGGTCTTTGCCCGGCAAGCGAAGCAAGTCGCCGTGGCTGCCGGAACCGACGCCCTCAAAGCGTTCAAAGTGATGGCGAAAAATCCGGTGGGCGGACTCCGCGTGGCCTATGAAAATCTCGGGCCGACCCGAGCGATGCAAGTCGGAATCGTGTTCGCGATTATTTTCGATTTGTCGATGGCGTTTGCGGGCCAAACACTAATGTCGTCGTTTAATTCAGTTCACGGAAACTTTGGATCGTGGATCGTTGCCGCCATCAAACTAATGGTCATCGGATTGATTCCTTTTGGAGCCGCAGTCGGCGGCTTCGCGGCGGTGCGGGCATCGCTCAAGGGCGAGGGGAGCATTTTCAGCGACATGTTTGTCGCCGGCGCATCGCTTGTGCCCGCGACCATTTTTTTCCTGGCGAGCCGGATTCTAACGGTTGCCAATGCCGAGGTTGTTTTCGTGATCTTCGTGTTTGCCGTGACCACGACAATTCTGATTCTTTACAGCGGCTTTACGACGTTGCAGCGCATTCCCGAGGCCGTGGCCACGCTGGTCGTTCCGCTGGTGATTGTCGTCGGCATGTATGCGTGCAAAATCATGCTGGGGATACTAATGTAA
- a CDS encoding winged helix-turn-helix domain-containing protein, translated as MATQSLNDGRPMPSQQQQLAYNCSVLLGQKGACQRSTKEVDFMATDTFCGVSQIGQVAGEVWHLLERKGPLSIAKLVKEIDGPRDLTMQALGWLAREDKINIEGDSKTRTVSLH; from the coding sequence ATGGCAACGCAATCATTAAATGATGGCCGGCCAATGCCTAGCCAGCAGCAGCAACTCGCCTATAATTGCAGCGTCCTGTTGGGGCAAAAGGGAGCTTGCCAACGTTCAACTAAGGAGGTCGATTTCATGGCAACGGACACGTTTTGCGGCGTCTCGCAAATTGGTCAGGTCGCTGGTGAGGTTTGGCATCTGCTCGAGCGCAAAGGGCCCCTGAGCATCGCCAAGCTGGTGAAAGAGATCGACGGGCCGCGGGATCTTACGATGCAAGCACTCGGCTGGCTGGCGCGCGAAGACAAGATCAACATCGAAGGCGATTCCAAAACGCGCACCGTTTCACTGCACTAG